TCCAGAGGCATGAAGTACAATGAGGTTAATTTAACCATTGATTTTGGACAGGTgagttgttattaaaaaaaaaaaaaaaatgaacggacATAACATCCgttctttttataatttcatcAATTACCTTCAAACCATATTTCTCAAAAAGATACCTacacaattaaaaaacaactaTAGTATGAGAGGTACTGTTATCAACTAGACTTTTTGTTGCTTATTTGATACTTTCTGAACCTTTATGaactaaaaaagtataaaagcaattatatttttttaatcgttaCCTACAACAATGCAAATATTTATCGGATTCCAATGCTAACTTGAAGATCAAATCCTTCCAAAGAATTTAACctacttaatttcttgaaataatTATTAACCAACAAATTTTGGAATATTATATCAATAAATGTATAAATTTGAAACTCTACATCTCGGAGTATTtaccttaaaaaagaaacagaaagaaaccttttaaaaatgtatgtatctCCAGATTTTGGAAGTAACCATATATCTTCCCACGTGAAGGATTCAAGATCTCATGTGCGTTCGGTCTTCGTTTGCAAAGAATACCTTCGTAAAACCTTTTTGGATTTGTTATGCTGtctgattttaaaatgtttccattTTGCTTCGGTATTCTTGATTACttagcattaattttttttgtccagagTGTATGTTTTGTTGTTTGCATTTGTACCACGTTTCACCTTACGGATACTTAATCGTTTTTTATTGGATCACTACTTTCTGTTTGTCAGGCAAGGGAATGTGCCTATCTGGACAGTTTACGATTTAAATGCTGGAATTTTGCATGTTTTTGTTcgtctttttctttaattctttCAATTTGgtgataatttgttttcttttatcttATTTCTAACAATGTATTTAAGCTCTTTTGGAGAAGCCAAGTACACAAAAGATACAGATTCTTGTATGCAATGTATGATATGAGATCACCAAACCAAATGCTAAACATGAAAATAATTTCGAATAGCTATTCATTTATTTGTTAAAGAAGAATATGAATGggaaatgtattattttttctcagcgaaatttttaattattaattaaaaatgccaAATGTTTGATAGTTTCAGAATTGTTCTTCAAGTAAAATCATGTTTCGGATGGATACAAcaatgaaaaagtaaaattatttataaatctgTACCTAACCAAGAATTCTTCATTTCATACACATCAGAATCGCTAGTTAGCACTCCCGcgatgaaaaattatattttattaaaaacattttcccaTTTCCGCTGGAAACGATAAAGATACCCATACCGAAGCTAAGTCTTCTGAGGTCATAGTGTTATCAAAAGcgacattaattaaaaaaaactggcagATATTAGAGTTACACAAGCCACACAATTTtattgaagaacaaaaaaaaaaacttatctcaTTTATAAAGACTCGGAGCATATATCTACAGTCGATTCCACTTAACTAggatgcaagtttttttttttcaattattgctACCGGTTGAGGCAAGAACTAGGTACCTATGCATGGTGtccggtaaaaaaattattatcctAAATTCTCTATATAGCTGATCTTATAACCGCtctaaaaaacattaataatCTAGGTATCGCTTTTTCTTATACAGAAGAGCTtagagtttttcaaaaacaattttaattttttttttagaaaaagtgaAACAACTATGACCATTTTTAACtatagaaaattatataaaaaattgtgcaACTTCATTAATTTGTGGTTATGGGTGAAGAAAAAACAATGTTTGCGATATATTTGTTAAATAAGGGTACGGTTTGTTTCGCTTttcttatttcggtttttggttGTTTCGTCTAAGTCGATTCGCTATTTTattgtttcgtatttttgttgattagttttttatttatttcgtttttccttATTTCGACTAACTTATACTCCGTTTTCTTATGACTtcgtttttggtttatttttttattgattacttcgttttttcattatttcgttttGGAATTAAGTCGCCTTTAGTTCACTTGGACTTTAATTATTTCGCCACTATTTGTTTcgccatttttttgtggatgttaatagcctaagggcgttaaaattcgcgcgaattttaacgcccttaggctattaacatccacaaaaaaatggcgAAACAAATAGTGGCGAATAATTCGCGTCATTTTGAGTGCctgcttattttaaaaatgcccaaaaaagaaaaaacaacgaattcgttACAATTTAAGGTAACAGATCTCTTATATTATAAGGATTTGCTTAATTTTAatccaaaagtcttcaaaacCCAAAACAATCCACAAAACTGAAGACGGAATAACCAGATGCCAAAACAAACTAAAAGCGAAATGAACCTTGGCGAAACAACTCATTAgacttgtaatgaaaatgcgaaataaataaaaatcaagaagaCACAAGGCGAAGTTATAGTTGGGCGAAATGATCGAAATACGAAGTAAACGAAAACCCAAATAAAGGATGgcgaactaataaaaaaaaaattgtgtcaaaAACGAAATAACAGAAATCGAAGTAAAAAAGGCGAAACAATAGGCACCCGTTAAATAACCCTGttgaaaaaggttttttttttattaaatttgatgaACTTTGCTTTTTTGGGCGACATTCCCGTTACTAAATCTCAAACATCAATTTTTTGCTACTTTTCAAGCACTTTCCTAGCTTACAGTAGTTTTGTttcaagaagaaaaaagaatattttataaTAGGTTTTTCTACGCATAAAGTATTTGTATTTGATAAGAGTGATGTTGTCATTTGTTTAACATTCGgaattaaagaaaattgtagTGCAAATAAGCAGGTTCGACTGCATACGTATCAGAAGCTGGACCATACATAAATTAATCAACACGATTTCaattaaaagtctaaaaaaaaaaaactataatcatTTTgttgaacaaacaaaattcgaatttcTCTCTTTTTGTGAAATGTTTTGACAGACTTTAATTTGACCAATTGGATATAAAAGACATTTCTATTCAAAAGGCATCAATGAAAAGCGTCAATTTAATTtgtcatattattttttgtcattttttttttttaattttttttaaagaaattaattgaatgaattgaataaaaaataaaaaaactttgtgTGAGAAAACTTCAAACTTTTTGTAGGGgttattgaatgaaataaaaacttagGAGCAAAATCCGGTAGAATGATAAATGATAGCGCAaggaaaattattttacatattCGCCGTTTTTATCgcaatttccaaattttaacGAATAACTTGGACTATAACTACTTGTCCAACAACGCACTGTGTTGATACCatattaaggggggaaatccctccagacgacaccattttcactatttttttatgaaaaactaaaagcacttattgaaatttggaaaaagacaagatattactgacattatcaagaattgaaaaaaaattttttgaaatgaaaaaataacaaaatggcggctctggagcctttcaaagttgacgcctctagtttgcgccgtgcaatgtacaggtccagaaaatcatcttaaatcaaaaaggaaattttccgttagatgatattagtacgcattgcatgaacctaaatttattttttttgaatgaaaaatgaaaattagaaataaaaaaaaaacgaaaaaaaacatgtttttttttacaaagaagtagttaaaaaaaatatttactgtacaaattttattcaacttttaggttcatgttgtgaccaatgatttaaggagtaatttgcttcaaatttcaagtcgatagcttcattagtttttgagttacattgcacggcgcggaaaaaaactagtttcgaaaaaaatgcgtttaaagttttcgttttcgtactatggtaggttcggagcgcattggtttcgggactatctaggcacttttgaggcttcatttaaggctaagaccactgaaaatagtttcttcggttgataaataaatttactacTCTGCTATTTGGGgggcttttaaaaattcaaatattttatttggacatttttttttttaatttaagagaaGAATTTAAGATGCCAAGATTCTGTCTATCAAAACGGTTTTAATTTTCGCTACTATGCATAGCATATTTCAAAGCTCAAAATCATCCATCAAGTTCAGCTTAAATTAGACTCATAGTAGTTCAACTTccatcaacaaaaaatttgtttcttaaagtATGAAAAATGAATTGGGTTAACATAAATGCTTTGAAAAAGTTTGAACCATGGGAACATGCTAACAAAAAGTGCTTCTAAATCAAATTGACTTTGAAGCATtatcgtgaaaaaaaaaaattgctttacaTAATTCTCACAATGAAGCAATAGCAATAAAAGTTCGGAAAAGTTTTTCTGATCAAACATTACAAatatttgaatcattttttaaacatgaacatttttaataacaatCGTTTGTTgctcttttaaataatttttcttatttttgttgcaCTTTCATAATTTCCTCGAAATCAAGAGATGCATATTGCATAGTCTAATATTCTGTTCTAAGAATATGCTAATGCAAAAATGAACTGCTTCACAATTATTTCATacctacttaaatttaaaattaactcaTTCTTCTCAACTAAACTCAGcttcatataatttttgttagGTACATAAATGAGGTCATGAAATTATAAACAGAACGAAATCAACCAACACAATAATTGTTCTTTGGTAGTGctacaaaaatgtaaatatactcacttaattttttttttgttaatttttccaGCTCATTCGTTTCGTGTTCCAAAATAGAATTTATTCCATTCCACAGATGGAAGAATTAGAAAAGCAATTATGTTTGTATGAAATACTCATATACACCATCGTATTCACATGTGTCTTGCATATGGGTTTTAGAGGCGGATTTTATTTCGCGGTAGAAATGtatctttgacaaaaaaaaaaaaaaaataatacaatcaTAGTGCGACCatcaagtaaataaaaaaacgtgtgtgtactatgtacacgcgactgaagttataacTCTCACTCAATCTCggagatggcgatcgcgtcacgccgcaaaagaagtataTGGAATATGTtactttaaaaaactatttgacaGTTCGccatttgttttacaaaaaaaaaattttagaaggtAGGTGTGTCATTTTGAAAGAGAGCAAAATAATTCTGTGGAACAAGTTTCTCAcatgaatccaattttttttttcaactgcaaCATCACACAATTGcaacttttcttcaaatattaaattgtgatacaaaattatttcaaaataagttaTTTCGTGAAGTGAGCTCgaaataataacattttctttaaattttcatgtttttagcaCTTTTATAACTACACACCACCAAAAACTAAAcatcaaaacaataacaaataaaattaaagaaagagaaagaaaactgagaaattgaatccaaaaaattttcgtctcaaaaatctcagaaaaaaaagtcaGCGCTCAGCTGAGATTTTTTGCCTTACTTAAAAAATCTCTGAGCGCTCAGAGATCTCACTTGGTGGAATACACCTATTGTTATATGTGAACTATcaaattttttggtctaaaaaacaaacaaaagtcgagacttttattcaaaaagaaataaacaaacaacagtcgagaaaatgtgtttatttttctttgttatttttctctgaaaagccctgttttgttacatttaaattgtaatatctttcgttctaatttcaactttggaaatttttatacatttttgaaaactgcaataaaacggcaagttttaaaaataataaaccagtatcacaccatgcaaatttttttcgggatgctgctctgaaataaaagtaagaaattgagtttttataaaacatggaactgttaattaatttgcagcaaaatggcgtatgaaataaaaaatattttgattaattaattatttcctattattaggcaacgttttagtggaagaattgtaaaaaacaaaaatcaattatgagcgtaggaagcaaaatactgatgcaaagtcggaatttttcgaaatttcacaaaaactgcattaaatcgaaaaccgtaaggaatAGTAAAAAGGAATGTTAACAATGAAAAGGGAAATAAAACCTCAATGCTTTtagtaaataattaatttatattaccAATCTCCTTGTCTCCTCATCTCCAGGTTTCGAAGCCGTTAACTTAGCTTGTTGAATATTAAATGTCAATGCCAATTCAACAGCTGCCTCCCACATCTCCAACAAACATTGTAAAAATACACAAGCAGTTTTTGCTTCATGTTCAAGACAAACTCGCAAAGCATACTTCACTTCATAGTGTACCAATGTGATATCAGTTCCTTCATTTTCCAAATACTTATCCAGCTTCTCCGGTTTACATACAAACgtaataaataattatgtaaTGCCTGTTTTTGTTCACCCAACGAATAAACAGCATATTCAAGATATTTGATAATTTCTTCAATATGCAATTGACTATCCAAACATATCAAAGTCGGTATCAATCTTTCCACATTGAGTTTCTATCCTTGAGTCATTAATGCCGCTACAGTTTCTGGAGgaatttttccattaaaattggtGCGTATTTATAAAACATCTCAGGACTTCGTTGGGTTTTAAGAACTCCCAATGCTTGGGAGAATTTCTGCTGATTTATATGCTGGTTCATAACTGATTCATAGTCATGATTAACAGCAGCCAACATTGACAAATTATGACTATCACCGTGTGATGCCATCAAATCATAAATAACCGATCTATTATTTCGAATAGATTTGTCCACTCGTGGTGATTgtaaaaaactatcaaactccGATTGCCAGTCTTGTCTTTTTTGCTCATCCAAACCTGGCCAAGAGATTTCAGTCAGATACAATTCCACCAACCACACAACTAACATGGTTATTTGAGTTAGATCTTCGTTTCGTAATTTATCTAAACGATTCTTCACATAAGTCATCAAAGGACGCTTATCTTCCAGCGACAGAAATTTCAGACAAATCTGCTCGAAATTGATTTTAGTGTTTGAATATATTTCCGCACTACGAAGGTATTCCTTTTGGTCAAATGAGACTTCAGCTTTTCGTGCCAGAATAATATCCATTTGGGCAGGATTTTCCGCATTCTGTTCAGCTAAATCATACATTCcttttttcaaatacaattgCCAAAGATTTCGATTTTCATGAGTCACTCGATAGTGGAAAATCTGTTTGGGAGTGTAAACATAGATGGATCCATTAAATGGATCCATAACAATGTCAAGTAGTTTGCCAAATTGTTCCGAGAAATATTCTTCATACACAGATTCTTGATTGAGGAGGCAAATTCCAGTTATATGATCAAGATAGAGAAGCAAAGTATGGAACTGAGTGAGCATAATAGTCTTGGGAACTAATTGTTTACGTTCTTCTACCGAAAGTGGCTTTAAATCTTGAGAGAAGGGAATATTTTCTTTGCCAAGAATGAAATTCTCTTGTGCGGACGGTATCTATCACTCGACTCGAATGACAGCTTTTGCTGTCATTCTTGTCCTTCATGGGTCGGTGCAAACTGTATTATCGACGCACGACAGGGTGactctaattttttttgattctgtttaatttttttaattgtggttggtttatttaaaattttttttggagcttgtgattaacaataattttgttagtttttcatACTTCAACGCTGCAAAAGAAGTAAAGCGGTCATTTTTATAAGTCTTTTACTCATCTCAATTTTTATTTGGCACGTAGACATTGGGTTTGTTTTCTTTATATcccaatattaaataaattcttttttttacccATTTGACTCCTTTTGTCAGTTAttagtgtttttcttttttaattcagaaATGAAACCCTGTAGtcaaactacggcatacgttcgttaacgttttgacttttgctctctctatttaatcagaagaaaatgatagagacataaaatgtcaatacgttaacgtacgtatgccgCATTTCGACCCCTGAGCTGTCAAAAAATTGTGTTCCTTTTTATCTCATTTTTCGTTCTTTTTCGAATTTATCACATTTTAGCTAAAGTGAAAACAGCCTATTAAAATAATGCAATGGAACATGACTGGAATATtgaacaataggtgtgttttttattacaaccggtcttaactggataaaaaaaacgcagtctgggctaagcaatttacatgttaaatacaacaacaccttagccccttgggcttagttgtttagcccggagatttctctgggcttaactttttgaagagttttaaatctgtgctaccaaactaattttttcataaattgtttagaatttgtttaaaaacgtgaaaactcacgtttggaaggacaaaatgtattaaaatagttttgctagcatacatttttgtatctctttgtaaaacatacatgaaaaatacaagaaaatgacgaaagcgaaaaatatgacaactctaaatttttgttgtgtctgctgttttcggaacattcaatatacagtgctgccaagatttcaggttaagccccgaggcgttttttttgtccagttaagaccggtggtaataaaaaacacacctaatgtaaaCCAAGTTAAACGTTTCATATGTCATCCCTGTGATATTACTTCGACTGTCACTCATTCGATTGTCAATTGCCATGTACTGCTTGCCGTTTGCGCACCGCAAACAAGAGAAAACCTACcatgtttgtttaaaaagtatttttcgtGAAAGAAAAAGTGTGTGTtatgcagggttgctacaaagctcaaaagtgagctgagctcagttcacagctcagctcacattttgagctagctcattttgagctaggtaccatagctcagctcatttgagctgagctgaaagtgagctgagctgatggttgagctgagctgcccgattaacatttcagcttcggttaaggtattacaaaagctacatttcagcttcttttaaactttagtaaggttgttggccatggaaaaaggagaacgttataaaAGTTTGATCTtctataagaagtttaaacgaagctttaccgaagctctaccgaagctttgagatttgacagatagtttCGGAAGAGCATGTATAGCTCTtaaatacatgtcttatcgaaatttaaaaaaaaaacaactataaaaacaaaaactggtttttatttgattttaaatcatgaattttatcttttgacctgaaattctatatattaggtgtgtttttttgtttatatagattttgtgcaaaaaaacgacatcgagatttttgagatccatgcaaaaatttggcaccactgtacatatactttggcagctgtctgtcaaaaatgttgcttttgtttttttttttaattttaactccgaagtgggaa
This DNA window, taken from Episyrphus balteatus chromosome 2, idEpiBalt1.1, whole genome shotgun sequence, encodes the following:
- the LOC129908450 gene encoding vacuolar protein sorting-associated protein 18 homolog; the protein is MLTQFHTLLLYLDHITGICLLNQESVYEEYFSEQFGKLLDIVMDPFNGSIYVYTPKQIFHYRVTHENRNLWQLYLKKGMYDLAEQNAENPAQMDIILARKAEVSFDQKEYLRSAEIYSNTKINFEQICLKFLSLEDKRPLMTYVKNRLDKLRNEDLTQITMLVVWLVELYLTEISWPGLDEQKRQDWQSEFDSFLQSPRVDKSIRNNRSVIYDLMASHGDSHNLSMLAAVNHDYESVMNQHINQQKFSQALGVLKTQRSPEMFYKYAPILMEKFLQKL